The Longimicrobium sp. genome has a window encoding:
- a CDS encoding YihY/virulence factor BrkB family protein has translation MSTVERRRWMRRVNVPRAAVAALARFARYGGDFVGHLYRKAGEDEIFFLAGGIAFDVLFAAVPFLLMLVGIFGIVLARVVTDPRKAAVDYIVTILPPTESVVRRSYQIVDAVLAGRTSFGVVGLVLFLWISSRLIATLRTSLKEIFDLPEERGIVEGKVFDLQMMLVAGTLFVANTGITVILDAAQNLGVRLIGTRWIDMQTVQLVWARLLAFLFIFLMFLLIYRYLPKRRTPWRMAMVAAVFTSLAWELLKGLFAIYVLHAGSWQQVYGVLVTPIILVLWIYYSAVVFILGGEIAHVYDLMRMRRLQRELLE, from the coding sequence ATGTCTACCGTGGAGCGCAGGCGCTGGATGCGCCGGGTGAACGTGCCGAGGGCCGCCGTGGCGGCCCTCGCACGCTTTGCGCGCTACGGCGGCGACTTCGTGGGCCACCTGTACCGCAAGGCGGGCGAGGACGAGATCTTCTTCCTGGCCGGCGGTATCGCCTTCGACGTGCTGTTCGCGGCCGTTCCCTTCCTGCTCATGCTGGTGGGGATCTTCGGCATCGTGCTGGCGCGCGTGGTCACCGACCCGCGCAAGGCCGCGGTCGACTACATCGTCACCATCCTCCCCCCCACCGAGTCGGTCGTCCGCCGCAGCTACCAGATCGTGGACGCGGTGCTGGCCGGGCGCACCAGCTTCGGGGTCGTGGGCCTGGTGCTCTTCCTCTGGATCTCGTCGCGCCTCATCGCCACGCTGCGCACCTCGCTGAAGGAGATCTTCGACCTCCCCGAGGAGCGCGGCATCGTGGAGGGGAAGGTGTTCGACCTGCAGATGATGCTGGTCGCCGGGACGCTCTTCGTGGCGAACACCGGGATCACGGTGATCCTGGACGCGGCGCAGAACCTGGGGGTGCGGCTGATCGGCACGCGGTGGATCGACATGCAGACGGTGCAGCTGGTGTGGGCGCGGCTGCTGGCGTTCCTCTTCATCTTCCTGATGTTCCTGCTCATCTACCGCTATCTTCCCAAGCGGCGCACGCCCTGGCGGATGGCGATGGTGGCGGCGGTGTTCACCTCGCTGGCGTGGGAGCTGCTCAAGGGGCTGTTCGCCATCTACGTGCTGCACGCCGGCAGCTGGCAGCAGGTGTACGGCGTGCTGGTGACGCCCATCATCCTGGTGCTGTGGATCTACTACTCGGCGGTGGTGTTCATACTGGGCGGCGAGATCGCCCACGTGTACGACCTGATGCGCATGCGGCGGCTGCAGCGCGAGCTTCTGGAATAA
- a CDS encoding response regulator, with protein sequence MAAQRILVIEDEPGAREALESLLSEEGYTVASAENGESGMRRLSEFRPDTVVCDFYLPDTDGLQILRRVRSQAAHPVTFIVITGACGGDGVERLLKREADFFLQKPVDLKRLRHALERTVAPAAHGPNGHPPAAAAT encoded by the coding sequence ATGGCTGCACAACGTATTCTGGTCATCGAAGACGAGCCGGGTGCGCGCGAAGCGCTGGAGAGCCTGCTTTCCGAAGAGGGCTACACGGTCGCGTCGGCCGAGAACGGCGAATCGGGGATGCGGCGGCTGAGCGAGTTCCGCCCCGACACCGTGGTCTGCGACTTCTACCTTCCCGACACCGACGGGCTGCAGATCCTGCGGCGGGTTCGCTCGCAGGCCGCCCACCCGGTCACCTTCATCGTCATCACCGGCGCCTGCGGCGGCGACGGGGTGGAGCGCCTCCTGAAGCGCGAGGCCGACTTCTTCCTGCAGAAGCCGGTGGACCTGAAGCGGCTGCGGCACGCGCTGGAGCGCACCGTGGCCCCGGCCGCGCACGGCCCCAACGGGCACCCTCCCGCGGCCGCCGCGACCTGA
- a CDS encoding YtxH domain-containing protein, giving the protein MADYDDLPTFVIETRGGGGAGTFLLGALVGAAAALLLAPRSGTETQAEIAGAARRLADDVQGRVNGARDQVMTRVEGARDRVGGAIGGVRGQVESRVQQARAALDVGRGAAATARGELQRRVDDAKRAYRSTLGRNGDGGDAGEEADAGPAAASAEIVVTEVTTEEDRGDLA; this is encoded by the coding sequence ATGGCGGACTACGACGACCTGCCGACCTTCGTGATCGAAACGCGCGGCGGCGGGGGTGCCGGCACCTTCCTGCTGGGCGCGCTGGTGGGCGCCGCGGCGGCGCTGCTGCTGGCCCCGCGCTCGGGCACCGAGACGCAGGCCGAGATCGCGGGCGCCGCGCGGCGCCTGGCGGACGACGTGCAGGGGCGCGTGAACGGCGCGCGCGACCAGGTGATGACGCGGGTGGAGGGCGCCCGCGACCGCGTGGGCGGCGCCATCGGCGGGGTGCGCGGGCAGGTGGAGTCGCGCGTGCAGCAGGCCCGCGCCGCGCTGGACGTGGGGCGCGGCGCCGCCGCCACCGCGCGCGGCGAGCTGCAGCGCCGGGTGGACGACGCCAAGCGCGCCTACCGCAGCACGCTGGGCCGCAACGGCGACGGCGGCGACGCGGGCGAGGAGGCGGACGCCGGCCCGGCGGCCGCGAGCGCCGAGATCGTGGTCACCGAGGTCACCACCGAGGAGGACCGGGGCGACCTGGCCTGA
- a CDS encoding sigma-54 dependent transcriptional regulator — MAEKILVADDERHIVDGLQMLLADDGFEVDTATDGKKAWEMVSQGGYGVVLADLRMPEMDGLELFRRMREAGIPSEMIIITGSASVDTAVQAMRQGAYDYLEKPLNIERLKALLPKAVDAFRVKQANKQLEEKLKNLTRFGDLIGQSEEMRDIYSMIEAAAPSAASIFIVGESGTGKELVARAIHDKSGRAKGPFIAINCAAFPREILENELFGHEKGAFTGAINEKPGCFELADGGTLFLDEVAEMEADIQVKLLRALEQRSFRRLGGKKEIHVDIRVVSATNKVIQKALDSGELREDLYHRLAVIPLTLPPLRERRGDVRVLAEHFLRRFAEENQKPLKGFSADALEFINTYRWPGNVRELKNALERAVILARTDSVSLADLRAHELIQSDDREIRLPVGTPLEQAERTLVLKTFSFVDGDHQRAATMLGIEEDELRNRLNRAVTPEPAGVA; from the coding sequence ATGGCAGAAAAGATCCTGGTCGCGGACGACGAGCGGCACATCGTCGACGGTTTGCAGATGCTCCTGGCCGACGACGGCTTCGAGGTCGACACCGCCACCGACGGCAAGAAGGCGTGGGAGATGGTGAGCCAGGGCGGATACGGCGTGGTGCTGGCCGACCTGCGCATGCCGGAGATGGACGGGCTGGAGCTGTTCCGCCGCATGCGCGAGGCCGGGATCCCCAGCGAGATGATCATCATCACCGGCTCGGCCAGCGTGGACACCGCCGTGCAGGCCATGCGGCAGGGCGCCTACGACTACCTGGAGAAGCCGCTGAACATCGAGCGGCTGAAGGCCCTTCTCCCCAAGGCGGTCGACGCCTTCCGGGTGAAGCAGGCCAACAAGCAGCTCGAGGAGAAGCTCAAGAACCTCACCCGCTTCGGCGACCTGATCGGCCAGAGCGAGGAGATGCGCGACATCTACTCGATGATCGAGGCCGCCGCGCCGAGCGCCGCCAGCATCTTCATCGTGGGCGAGAGCGGCACCGGCAAGGAGCTGGTCGCCCGCGCCATCCACGACAAGAGCGGGCGGGCGAAGGGGCCGTTCATCGCCATCAACTGCGCCGCCTTCCCGCGCGAGATCCTGGAGAACGAGCTCTTCGGGCACGAGAAGGGCGCCTTCACCGGGGCCATCAACGAGAAGCCCGGGTGCTTCGAGCTGGCCGACGGCGGCACGCTGTTCCTGGACGAGGTGGCCGAGATGGAGGCCGACATCCAGGTGAAGCTGCTGCGCGCGCTGGAGCAGCGCTCGTTCCGCCGGCTGGGCGGGAAGAAGGAGATCCACGTGGACATCCGCGTGGTGAGCGCCACCAACAAGGTGATCCAGAAGGCGCTGGACAGCGGCGAGCTGCGCGAGGACCTGTACCACCGCCTGGCCGTGATCCCGCTCACCCTGCCGCCGCTGCGCGAGCGCCGCGGCGACGTGCGCGTGCTGGCCGAGCACTTCCTCCGCCGCTTCGCCGAGGAGAACCAGAAGCCGCTGAAGGGCTTTTCGGCCGACGCGCTGGAGTTCATCAACACCTACCGCTGGCCGGGCAACGTCCGCGAGCTGAAGAACGCGCTGGAGCGCGCGGTGATCCTGGCCCGCACCGACAGCGTTTCGCTGGCCGACCTGCGCGCGCACGAGCTCATCCAGAGCGACGACCGCGAGATCCGCCTTCCGGTGGGCACGCCGCTGGAGCAGGCGGAGCGCACGCTGGTGCTGAAGACCTTCTCCTTCGTGGACGGCGACCACCAGCGCGCCGCCACCATGCTGGGGATCGAGGAAGACGAGCTGCGCAACCGCCTGAACCGCGCGGTAACGCCGGAGCCGGCCGGAGTCGCGTAA